A single region of the Euzebyales bacterium genome encodes:
- a CDS encoding histidine kinase N-terminal domain-containing protein, translating into MTLLENLLAHRSALSADAVDHLQALLGEWQTLADMSFADLLLWVRCKLADGSPAYLCVGQMRPYTTQTIYTEDLVGQVFPTSARPMVGRALVEQRVIRDADPDWSTGVPVREEAIPIRFRGEVIAVITRESNVSTARAPSQLELTYLQTAGELAQMMAEGTLPHPDASREERELAPRVGDGIIRVDADGVVGFASPNAISAYRRLGSLDSVMGSHIERLDPEPRQLLESLRTGIPVDAEVEVNDAVVIRRFIPLIANRRIIGALLLVREVTELRQHERALMVKDATIREIHHRVKNNLQTVAALLRLQARRLKSDEARAALSESVRRITSIALVHETLSEEARQRVPFIKITHRIVDMLAQGLVGPDMPIEFELTGDPDELSAEVATPLALVIAELLQNCVEHAFPYDQEPPKGDAHVSVHFDRGGDELRVVVADNGVGLPEGTSLDDIANLGLRIARTLLETELGGTFEVCRGDPGTIVELRVPLRPVTA; encoded by the coding sequence GTGACGCTGCTGGAGAACCTGCTGGCGCACCGCAGCGCGCTGTCGGCCGACGCGGTCGACCACCTGCAGGCCCTGCTGGGGGAGTGGCAGACGCTCGCCGACATGTCCTTCGCCGACCTGCTGCTGTGGGTGCGCTGCAAGCTAGCGGACGGCAGCCCCGCGTACCTGTGCGTCGGCCAGATGCGGCCCTACACGACCCAGACGATCTACACCGAGGACCTGGTCGGCCAGGTGTTCCCGACGAGCGCGCGACCCATGGTCGGTCGGGCCCTGGTCGAGCAGCGCGTCATCCGCGATGCCGACCCTGACTGGTCCACCGGTGTCCCGGTCCGTGAGGAGGCGATTCCCATTCGCTTCCGCGGTGAGGTGATCGCGGTCATCACGCGGGAGTCCAACGTGTCGACCGCCCGCGCGCCGTCGCAGCTCGAGCTGACCTACCTGCAGACCGCAGGCGAGCTGGCCCAGATGATGGCCGAGGGCACGCTGCCGCACCCGGACGCCAGCCGCGAGGAGCGTGAGCTCGCCCCGCGGGTCGGGGACGGCATCATCCGCGTGGACGCCGACGGCGTGGTCGGGTTCGCGTCGCCGAACGCCATCTCGGCCTACCGGCGTCTGGGTAGCCTCGATTCGGTGATGGGCTCGCACATCGAGCGGCTGGATCCCGAGCCCCGCCAGCTGCTGGAGAGCCTGCGGACGGGCATCCCCGTCGACGCCGAGGTCGAGGTCAACGACGCCGTCGTCATCCGCCGGTTCATCCCGCTGATCGCCAACCGCCGCATCATCGGCGCGCTGCTGCTGGTGCGCGAGGTGACGGAGCTGCGCCAGCACGAGCGTGCGCTCATGGTCAAGGACGCCACGATCCGGGAGATCCACCACCGCGTCAAGAACAACCTGCAGACCGTCGCGGCGCTGCTGCGGCTGCAGGCTCGAAGGCTCAAGAGCGACGAGGCGCGGGCCGCGCTGAGCGAGAGCGTCCGGCGGATCACGTCGATCGCGCTCGTGCACGAGACGCTGAGCGAGGAGGCGCGCCAGCGGGTGCCGTTCATCAAGATCACCCACCGCATCGTCGACATGCTTGCGCAGGGACTGGTCGGCCCCGACATGCCGATCGAGTTCGAGCTGACCGGTGATCCCGACGAGCTGTCGGCCGAGGTGGCGACGCCGCTGGCGCTCGTGATCGCGGAGCTGCTGCAGAACTGCGTCGAGCACGCGTTCCCCTACGACCAGGAGCCGCCGAAGGGCGACGCCCACGTGTCGGTCCACTTCGACCGCGGCGGCGACGAGCTGCGCGTCGTGGTCGCCGACAACGGCGTGGGGCTGCCGGAAGGCACCTCGCTCGACGACATCGCCAACCTCGGCCTGCGGATCGCCAGGACGCTGCTGGAGACCGAGCTCGGAGGCACCTTCGAGGTGTGCCGCGGTGACCCCGGCACGATCGTCGAGCTGCGCGTCCCCCTGCGCCCGGTCACGGCCTGA
- a CDS encoding NAD(P)H-hydrate epimerase: protein MSANARRWHRLRTGLAELRATDVGATTARVGAVLVLLEERNDDLVFVLTRRRDDLPTHPGQVSFPGGRRESWETTRSAALREAAEEIGLRPSTVEVVGRLPAFFIPPSRFWMAPVVARWHAPHPLEAQEAEVAAIVHAPLSALTHRSRWRKVRLSATGWSWAWALDGDHTLWGATGMVVTVLLDVLEPDWRAGTDPGDLPDEQEVMPWLDPRLERRVAPARLPGTATRPRHGLTAPGPPALANVDAAGRAVAAAVGRLPEPAGHIVVLAGTGGTGAVGLAAARLLIATGARVSVVTAAADAGSPAVPFTGTLPGADLFIDALVGGGLQGRLRGTPLEMMLALRAHTAPILSVDLPSGVHPTEGLIGDAVSATVTVALDGMWPALDHVGLSPFVGDLYLWRPGSDEVVRVVGGPERTSAAGGWRE, encoded by the coding sequence GTGAGCGCCAACGCGCGCCGGTGGCACAGGCTGCGAACAGGCCTTGCCGAGCTGCGTGCGACGGATGTCGGCGCGACGACCGCCCGGGTCGGCGCGGTGCTCGTGCTGCTCGAGGAGCGCAACGACGACCTGGTCTTCGTGCTCACCCGCCGCCGCGACGATCTGCCCACGCATCCCGGGCAGGTCTCGTTCCCCGGTGGGCGACGGGAGTCGTGGGAGACGACCCGGTCGGCGGCGCTGCGCGAAGCCGCCGAGGAGATCGGTCTGCGGCCTTCGACGGTGGAGGTCGTCGGGCGCCTGCCAGCGTTCTTCATCCCACCCTCGCGGTTCTGGATGGCGCCGGTCGTCGCCAGGTGGCACGCGCCTCACCCGCTGGAGGCGCAGGAGGCGGAGGTCGCGGCGATCGTCCACGCGCCGCTGTCGGCCCTGACCCACCGGTCACGCTGGCGCAAGGTCAGGCTGTCGGCCACCGGCTGGTCGTGGGCGTGGGCGCTCGATGGTGACCACACCCTCTGGGGCGCCACCGGCATGGTCGTGACGGTGCTGCTCGACGTGCTCGAACCGGACTGGCGCGCTGGGACCGATCCAGGTGACCTGCCCGACGAGCAGGAGGTGATGCCCTGGCTGGATCCCCGCCTCGAGCGCCGTGTCGCCCCGGCGCGTCTGCCCGGCACCGCCACCCGCCCGCGGCACGGCCTCACAGCGCCGGGACCTCCCGCGCTCGCCAACGTCGACGCCGCCGGACGCGCGGTCGCGGCGGCGGTCGGCCGCCTGCCAGAGCCGGCGGGGCACATCGTGGTCCTGGCCGGGACAGGCGGGACCGGTGCGGTCGGCCTCGCGGCCGCACGCCTCCTGATCGCGACGGGCGCGCGGGTGAGCGTCGTCACGGCGGCCGCGGACGCCGGTTCGCCTGCCGTGCCGTTCACCGGCACACTGCCCGGGGCCGACCTGTTCATCGACGCGCTGGTCGGCGGTGGACTGCAGGGACGGTTGCGGGGGACGCCGCTGGAGATGATGTTGGCGCTGCGGGCTCACACCGCACCGATCCTGTCGGTCGACCTGCCCAGCGGTGTGCATCCAACGGAGGGGCTGATCGGGGACGCGGTGAGTGCGACCGTCACGGTGGCCCTCGACGGCATGTGGCCGGCGTTGGACCACGTGGGCCTGTCGCCGTTCGTCGGTGATCTGTACCTGTGGCGGCCGGGCTCTGACGAGGTCGTGCGAGTCGTCGGTGGCCCCGAGCGGACGAGCGCGGCGGGTGGCTGGCGTGAGTAG
- a CDS encoding oxygenase MpaB family protein has protein sequence MTAVAATVPNGVPVLRDGIQTIMRRVFGARRPSPPGDHDPGLCGPGSPSWTIIAEPAAIAGGVRALLLQTLHPLAMAGIASHSRYREDPLARLQSTSRWVTTSTFGTTAEVLGAAQAVRRAHRVVRGTAPDGRPYRAGDPALLGWVSMALTSSFLTADRLWSPDPVGSDAADRFVAEQSRMAALLDERVPLAPLLRAPDAADLLRAGDVDLPLLDELPRTVAELTTALDDIAPELAVGVQARDAVRFLRWPPLAPALRAAYLPLFAGAAGSLPGVHRRMLHLSAGRLAARVAVANAGNLLGVLRSAVGRSPAYTFATARVTTAA, from the coding sequence GTGACCGCTGTCGCCGCAACCGTACCCAACGGGGTGCCCGTCCTACGCGATGGGATCCAGACGATCATGCGACGGGTGTTCGGCGCCCGCCGCCCCAGCCCTCCGGGTGACCATGACCCGGGCCTGTGCGGGCCAGGGTCGCCGTCGTGGACGATCATCGCCGAGCCCGCGGCGATCGCCGGTGGCGTCCGTGCCCTGCTGCTCCAGACGCTGCACCCGCTCGCGATGGCGGGTATCGCGAGCCACTCGCGTTACCGCGAGGACCCGCTGGCGCGGCTGCAGTCGACGTCGCGCTGGGTGACCACGTCGACCTTCGGCACGACCGCCGAGGTCCTCGGCGCGGCACAGGCCGTGCGCCGGGCCCACCGTGTGGTCCGGGGCACGGCGCCGGACGGCCGCCCCTACCGCGCAGGCGACCCTGCGCTGCTCGGGTGGGTGTCGATGGCCCTGACGTCGTCGTTCCTCACCGCCGACCGCCTGTGGTCGCCCGACCCGGTGGGGTCCGACGCGGCGGACCGGTTCGTGGCCGAGCAGTCGCGGATGGCAGCCCTGCTCGACGAGCGGGTGCCGCTGGCGCCGTTGCTGCGCGCCCCCGACGCAGCCGACCTGCTGCGTGCCGGTGACGTCGATCTGCCCCTGCTCGACGAGCTGCCGCGGACGGTGGCCGAGCTGACGACCGCACTGGACGACATCGCGCCGGAGCTGGCGGTCGGTGTGCAGGCCCGCGACGCGGTGCGCTTCCTGCGCTGGCCACCCCTTGCACCCGCTCTCCGCGCCGCCTACCTGCCGCTGTTCGCCGGTGCCGCCGGCTCGCTGCCGGGCGTCCACCGCAGGATGCTGCACCTGTCGGCGGGCCGGCTCGCGGCGCGCGTGGCTGTCGCCAACGCCGGTAACCTTCTCGGCGTGCTGCGCTCTGCGGTGGGCCGCTCCCCGGCCTACACGTTCGCGACGGCGCGGGTGACGACGGCCGCCTGA
- the eno gene encoding phosphopyruvate hydratase: protein MEIESIRARELLDSRGNPTIEVDCLLIDGAFGRAIVPSGASTGQFEAVELRDGGERYGGKGVASAVSNVNDTIAGKVVGMDATDQRAVDAALLALDGTDDKSNLGANALLGVSLAVARAAAESRALPLYAYLGGPNAHLLPVPMMNIVNGGSHADSNVDFQEFMIAPVGAPTFADALRMGAEVYHALKGVLKASGLSTGLGDEGGFAPELESNTAALDLIVEAISDAGYTPGDDVALAMDVAASEFFDDGVYNLAGEGRELSSNEMVDLLSDLVDRFPIVSIEDGLDEEDWGAWQRLTARVGDRCQLVGDDLFVTNSQRVRRGITEGSANSVLVKVNQIGTLTETLDTMELAHRSGWTCMVSHRSGETEDTTIADLVVATNAGQIKSGAPARTDRVAKYNQLLRIEELLGDAARYAGLDAFPRTYHRPDD from the coding sequence GTGGAGATCGAGAGTATTCGCGCACGTGAGCTGCTGGACTCGCGCGGCAACCCGACCATCGAGGTCGACTGCCTGCTGATCGACGGCGCGTTCGGGCGAGCGATCGTGCCCAGCGGCGCATCCACAGGGCAGTTCGAGGCCGTCGAGCTTCGCGATGGCGGCGAACGCTACGGCGGCAAGGGCGTTGCCAGCGCCGTGAGCAACGTCAACGACACCATCGCCGGCAAGGTGGTCGGCATGGACGCCACCGATCAGCGTGCAGTCGATGCGGCGTTGCTGGCGCTCGACGGCACTGATGACAAATCGAACCTCGGAGCCAATGCGCTGCTGGGCGTCAGCCTCGCGGTCGCCCGTGCGGCGGCCGAGTCGCGGGCACTGCCGCTGTACGCCTACCTCGGCGGACCCAACGCGCACCTGCTGCCCGTGCCGATGATGAACATCGTCAACGGCGGCTCGCACGCCGACTCCAACGTCGACTTCCAGGAGTTCATGATCGCTCCGGTCGGTGCGCCGACGTTCGCCGACGCGCTGCGGATGGGCGCCGAGGTCTACCACGCGCTCAAGGGCGTGCTGAAGGCCTCGGGCCTGTCGACGGGACTGGGTGACGAGGGTGGCTTCGCACCGGAGCTCGAGTCGAACACCGCTGCGCTGGACCTGATCGTCGAGGCGATCAGCGACGCCGGCTACACCCCCGGGGACGACGTGGCCCTCGCCATGGACGTCGCCGCCAGCGAATTCTTCGACGATGGCGTCTACAACCTGGCCGGCGAGGGGCGCGAGCTGTCGTCGAACGAGATGGTCGACCTGTTGTCCGACCTGGTCGACCGGTTCCCGATCGTGTCGATCGAGGACGGGCTCGACGAGGAGGACTGGGGCGCCTGGCAACGGCTCACCGCTCGCGTGGGAGACCGCTGCCAGCTGGTCGGCGACGACCTGTTCGTCACCAACTCACAGCGGGTCCGGCGGGGTATCACAGAGGGCAGTGCGAACAGCGTCCTCGTGAAAGTCAACCAGATCGGTACCCTGACGGAGACGCTGGACACGATGGAGCTCGCACACCGGTCCGGGTGGACCTGCATGGTGAGCCATCGCTCCGGCGAGACCGAAGACACGACGATCGCGGATCTGGTGGTCGCGACCAACGCAGGGCAGATCAAGAGTGGTGCTCCGGCCCGCACGGACCGGGTCGCCAAGTACAACCAGCTGCTGCGCATCGAGGAGCTGCTGGGCGACGCCGCGCGCTACGCGGGCCTCGACGCCTTCCCGCGGACCTACCACCGACCCGACGACTGA
- a CDS encoding DUF501 domain-containing protein, giving the protein MIPDALRPADDASYAAQLARAPMDPEEAELAARMIGRPLRGRSATAVRCAWGLPAVLRVDPQLDDGTPFPTVFWLSCPLASRAMGRLEASGIMRDLTAQLGEDEVLADAYRAAHERYVAFRSELGPRVPGDPSAGGMPGRVKCLHALYAHHLATQDNPVGAWAARQNEPMPCPGPCVGDDADDG; this is encoded by the coding sequence ATGATCCCTGACGCCCTCCGCCCGGCCGACGACGCGTCGTACGCGGCGCAGCTGGCCCGTGCACCCATGGACCCCGAAGAAGCCGAGTTGGCGGCGCGCATGATCGGCCGTCCGCTGCGGGGCCGGTCGGCCACCGCGGTGCGGTGCGCGTGGGGCCTGCCCGCCGTGCTGCGGGTCGATCCGCAGCTCGACGACGGCACGCCGTTTCCGACGGTGTTCTGGCTCAGTTGTCCGCTGGCGAGCCGGGCCATGGGGCGGCTCGAGGCCAGCGGGATCATGCGCGACCTCACCGCCCAGCTCGGAGAGGACGAGGTGCTCGCTGACGCGTACCGTGCGGCACACGAACGTTACGTGGCGTTCCGCAGCGAGCTCGGACCCCGAGTCCCTGGTGATCCCAGTGCGGGCGGCATGCCCGGCAGGGTCAAGTGCCTGCACGCGCTGTACGCACACCACCTCGCGACCCAGGACAACCCGGTCGGAGCATGGGCTGCGCGTCAGAACGAGCCGATGCCGTGTCCCGGTCCGTGCGTTGGCGACGACGCCGATGACGGCTGA
- a CDS encoding GNAT family N-acetyltransferase yields the protein MRRSARDPVTADTVVRSATFAELDVATLYAILRLRSDVFVVEQRCTYRDIDGRDTEPTTRHLWIAGGDGAVGAYVRTLDEGGDVTRIGRVVTAPELRGQGLADCLVRHAVEAAPGAVVAAVQARLTGWYGRRGFVVDGPAFVEDGIAHVPMRRDPGGDGWSG from the coding sequence ATGAGACGATCGGCGCGCGATCCGGTGACCGCCGACACGGTGGTGCGGTCCGCGACGTTCGCCGAGCTGGACGTCGCGACCCTGTACGCGATCCTGAGGCTGCGCTCGGACGTGTTCGTGGTCGAGCAGCGGTGCACCTATCGTGACATTGACGGACGTGACACCGAGCCGACGACGCGGCACCTGTGGATCGCCGGCGGCGACGGTGCGGTGGGCGCCTACGTCCGGACGCTCGACGAGGGCGGCGACGTCACGCGGATCGGGCGCGTCGTGACCGCACCGGAGCTGCGCGGGCAGGGCCTCGCGGACTGTCTGGTCCGCCACGCCGTTGAGGCCGCGCCGGGCGCGGTGGTCGCTGCGGTGCAGGCGCGCCTGACCGGCTGGTACGGTCGGCGCGGCTTCGTCGTCGACGGCCCCGCCTTCGTAGAGGACGGCATCGCCCACGTCCCGATGCGACGGGACCCGGGTGGCGACGGGTGGTCCGGATGA
- a CDS encoding 6-phosphofructokinase, translated as MRIGILTGGGDVPGLNPCIKAVVNRVIDDGHEVLGIRRGWGGLLACQPDDPMSIKDSTLPLDRNVVRRVDRSGGTFLHTSRTNPGRVRPKEVPTFLAGQADGDGPFDFTPHVLSVIESLGIDALIPIGGDDTLSYAVRMHKEGVPVVAIPKTMDNDVHGTDYCIGFSTAVTRSVQFIHSLRTSTGSHERIAVVELFGRYSGETSLVSAYLAGVDRAVISEVPVDVDRLSQLLMTDKRANPSNYAMVTVSEGATIKGGQMLVSGEADAYGHRKLGGIGEVLGAEIKAHTGEDIVAQTLGYLMRSGAPDSLDLMVATNYAVMAADLAVEGSRGRLVALRSGTYTNVPIGVTGEGAKRVDVDALYDVEQYQPKVRHVSGKPMFLY; from the coding sequence ATGCGGATCGGGATCCTCACGGGTGGGGGGGACGTTCCAGGGTTGAACCCATGCATCAAGGCGGTGGTCAACCGCGTGATCGACGACGGCCACGAGGTGCTCGGCATCCGGCGTGGCTGGGGCGGGCTGCTCGCGTGTCAGCCCGACGATCCGATGTCGATCAAGGACAGCACACTGCCGCTGGACCGCAACGTGGTGCGGCGCGTCGATCGCTCCGGCGGCACCTTCCTGCATACGTCGCGGACCAACCCGGGCCGGGTGCGACCGAAGGAGGTCCCGACGTTCCTGGCCGGTCAGGCCGACGGCGACGGTCCGTTCGACTTCACGCCTCACGTGCTGTCGGTCATCGAGAGCCTCGGCATCGACGCGCTCATCCCGATCGGAGGCGACGACACGCTGTCCTATGCGGTGCGCATGCACAAGGAGGGGGTGCCGGTCGTCGCGATCCCCAAGACGATGGACAACGACGTCCACGGCACCGACTACTGCATCGGCTTCTCCACGGCGGTCACGCGCAGCGTGCAGTTCATCCACTCGCTGCGCACGTCTACCGGCTCGCACGAGCGCATCGCTGTCGTCGAGCTGTTCGGACGCTACTCGGGTGAGACCTCGCTGGTCTCGGCCTACCTGGCCGGCGTCGACCGCGCCGTGATCTCGGAGGTGCCGGTGGATGTCGACAGGCTCTCGCAGCTCCTCATGACCGACAAGCGTGCGAACCCGAGCAACTACGCGATGGTCACGGTGTCGGAGGGCGCCACGATCAAGGGCGGCCAGATGCTGGTCTCCGGCGAGGCGGACGCGTACGGGCACCGCAAGCTCGGGGGCATCGGCGAAGTGCTGGGCGCCGAGATCAAGGCCCACACCGGTGAGGACATCGTGGCGCAGACGCTGGGCTACCTGATGCGATCCGGTGCCCCGGACTCGCTGGACCTCATGGTGGCGACCAACTACGCGGTGATGGCGGCCGACCTGGCCGTCGAGGGCTCGCGCGGACGTCTCGTCGCGCTGCGCAGCGGGACCTACACAAACGTGCCCATCGGGGTGACCGGCGAGGGCGCGAAGCGCGTCGACGTCGACGCGCTGTACGACGTGGAGCAGTATCAGCCAAAGGTCCGGCACGTCAGTGGCAAGCCGATGTTCCTCTACTAG
- a CDS encoding type IV toxin-antitoxin system AbiEi family antitoxin domain-containing protein, which produces MPDNSWIALFELATHQWGVIARAQARQRGINDRTFTRRVRSERWQQPHRGVYVVPGAIWGPMPRLSAALLAVGPHAAATGVTALHVHGVVDRQPARLMLVVPHGRRARRLHAVDVVRSRTLRTDDITVVRGLRCTTPPRAFLDAAPATLDDPELRAMLIDARQRGIAQPAEVGERAALATPTLPGRRRLLDAIAAVTEVGADSVLSDLVHRRLVADGLSPDPTPTPVTVEGRRLHPDITFASARVCIECDSLAHHADQRALDLDHRKDHAYTTARWRCLRVGWRRYDRDWPGFVAAVRQALEEWPRVCAALGP; this is translated from the coding sequence ATGCCGGACAACTCGTGGATCGCCCTGTTCGAACTCGCCACGCACCAGTGGGGCGTGATCGCGAGAGCCCAGGCTCGACAGCGGGGGATCAACGACCGCACGTTCACCCGTCGTGTCCGATCCGAACGGTGGCAGCAGCCACATCGTGGTGTGTACGTGGTCCCGGGCGCGATCTGGGGGCCGATGCCGCGTCTCAGCGCCGCACTGCTGGCCGTCGGCCCGCACGCCGCGGCCACCGGTGTGACCGCACTCCACGTGCATGGGGTCGTGGACCGCCAGCCGGCGCGCCTGATGCTGGTCGTACCGCACGGCCGCCGGGCCCGGAGGCTGCATGCCGTGGACGTGGTCCGGTCGCGCACGCTGCGCACTGATGACATCACCGTCGTGCGCGGCCTCCGGTGCACCACACCCCCGCGGGCCTTCCTCGACGCGGCGCCCGCGACCCTGGATGACCCAGAACTGCGCGCGATGCTGATCGACGCCCGTCAGCGCGGCATCGCTCAACCGGCGGAGGTGGGCGAACGAGCGGCGCTGGCCACGCCGACGCTGCCCGGCCGCCGCCGGCTGCTCGACGCGATCGCGGCCGTCACCGAGGTCGGGGCCGATTCGGTATTGTCCGACCTCGTCCACCGGCGGCTGGTAGCAGATGGTCTCAGCCCGGACCCGACACCGACACCGGTGACCGTGGAGGGGCGACGGCTGCATCCCGACATCACGTTCGCCTCGGCCCGGGTGTGCATCGAGTGCGACTCTCTGGCACACCACGCCGACCAGCGTGCCCTCGATCTCGATCATCGCAAGGACCACGCATACACCACGGCACGGTGGCGATGCCTGCGTGTCGGTTGGCGTCGCTACGACCGCGACTGGCCGGGCTTCGTCGCAGCGGTGCGGCAGGCGCTGGAAGAGTGGCCCAGGGTGTGCGCCGCACTCGGCCCGTGA
- a CDS encoding septum formation initiator family protein, with protein sequence MASSLRSIIDRARGHALAAGRRLVAAVSASRRFVLGLVALLALLGFMAAAPIRSLDAATQRVEYLRATRAQLTASITDLEHRKAGLQDRQHIELLARSRFGLVRRGESAYVVVTPEDELRTDGEPPDSAGHRAWYRWLLDAVVDMLPS encoded by the coding sequence ATGGCTTCTTCCCTCCGCTCCATCATCGACCGGGCACGCGGCCACGCGCTGGCGGCGGGCCGTCGGCTGGTCGCCGCCGTCAGCGCGTCTCGGCGGTTCGTGCTCGGGCTGGTGGCGCTGCTCGCCCTGCTCGGCTTCATGGCCGCGGCCCCGATCCGCAGCCTGGACGCCGCCACCCAGCGCGTCGAGTATCTGCGCGCCACGAGGGCGCAGCTGACCGCCAGCATCACCGATCTCGAGCACCGCAAGGCCGGGCTGCAGGACCGCCAGCACATCGAGCTGCTGGCGCGCAGCCGGTTCGGCCTCGTGCGGCGCGGCGAATCGGCCTACGTGGTCGTGACGCCCGAGGACGAACTGCGCACCGACGGCGAGCCACCGGACAGCGCCGGACACCGCGCGTGGTACCGATGGCTGCTCGACGCGGTCGTCGACATGCTGCCCTCGTGA